Below is a genomic region from Rubrobacter aplysinae.
CTCCTCCATCATCTCCTCGTCCATGACCTGCCTACCCGCGGTGTCCACGATGGCGAAGTCGTAGCCCTCGTCCTTTGCGGCCTTGACGCCGCGCCCGGCAACCTCGTCTGGCTTGGGGTCGGTGCCCTCGGAGTAGACGGGGACGCCGAGCTCCTTGCCAATCTGCTCTAGCTGCTCGATCGCCGCCGGGCGGTATGTATCGCAGGCGACTAGGTACGGGTGCTTGCCCTGCTTTCTAGCGAAAAGCGCGAGCTTTCCGGCGGTGGTCGTCTTGCCGTGGCCGTTTAGGCCTTCGAGCATCACGACCGTCGGCGGGTTGGAGGCGTAGGTGAGCTTGCTCGCCTGGCCGCCCATGAGGTTCGTAAGCTCCTCGTCCACGATCTTGACGATCTGCTGCCCCGGCGAGAGAGCCTTGGAGACCTCCGCACCGGTCGCCCGCTCGCGCACGTTGCCGACGAACTCCTTTACGACGGCGTAGTTCACGGCCGCCTCGAGGAGCGCCATCCGGATCTCGCGCGTTACCTTCTTGACCTGGTCCTCGGTGAGGTTGCCGCTGCTGCGAACCCCGTCGAGCGCCGTGTTTAGCCTCTCGCCTAGCGTCTCAAACATATGTTATAGGTCTCCAAACAAGGCTTCGGCGAACTCCCGCGCCTCGAACGGGTGCAGGTCGCCGACCTTCTCGCCGACCGAGATCAGCTTTATGGGAACCCCGATCTCGTTCGCTATCGCCAGTGCTATGCCGCCTTTCGCCGTGCCGTCCAGCTTCGTAAGTATAATCCCCGTAACCCCGACGGACTCGTGGAACATCTTCGCCTGCCTAAGTCCGTTCTGGCCCGTCGTCGCGTCCACGGACATCAGGGTCTCATGCGGCGCGCCGGGCATCTGCCGCCCTATGACCCGCTCCACCTTCTCTAGCTCGGCCATCAGGTTCGATTTCGTGTGCAGCCGCCCGGCGGTGTCTATCAGCAGCACGTCCGTGCCGGTGCGCTTGGCCTCCTCGACCGAGTCGTGGGCGACGGCTGCGGCGTCGGCGCCGCGTTGGCGGGACACTACCGGTGTTCCGGTGCGCTCACCCCAGGTCTGGAGCTGCTCTATCGCGGCGGCCCGGAAGGTGTCGCCGGCGGCGAACATCACCTTGCCCGGCAAGAACTCGGACATCTTGCCAATCGTGGTCGTCTTGCCGGTGCCATTCACGCCGACCATGAGGATGACGCTCGGCTCGTGGGAGATGTCGAGCTCGACCGGGGCATCGAGCATCTTCGTGGCGCGCTCGATCATGAGCTCGCGCAGCTCGCCGCCGCTGGTGATGTTGCGCTCCAGCGCCTCCTGCTCCAGCTCACCGACGAGCTTCGCGGTCGTGGTCACGCCGACGTCGGACTGGATCAGGATCTCCTCCACCCGCTCCCAGAACTCCTCGTCCTCGACGTCCTTGAACTCGGCGACAGCCGCGTTTAGCTGACCGACGACCGACTCCCGACTCCGCCGCAGACCGCTCCGCAACCGGCCGAACCAGCTGCCTCTGCCATCGTCGGCGGGCACCTCTTGCGCCGGCTCTTCCTCTTCGACGACCGGCTCCCCGGGCTCCGCCTCGAACCGGGGGAGCTCCGCAGGCTCTTCCTCTGGCTCCTCCTCCGGTACGACCTCCGGCTCCGCCAAGGTCGTATCCTCTTCCGAGAGCTCCTCTTCCGGAGCTTCCTCCGCGCGCCCGGGCTCCGAGGTGTCCCCGGCAATTCCGGGCTCTTCGGGGGGAGGCTCTTCCACGGGAGCCTCTTCTGCTGGAAGTTCTTCTGCTGGAAGTTCTTCTGCTGGAAGTTCTTCGGGCGGGGGCTCTACCTCCGCAGCCGCGACCTCTTCCGAGCCGGGGGCGGGGGCTTGATCCGTGATCTCTTCCGGGTCGGTCGCCTGCTCCCGAGACTCCTCGACGGTCCCGGACTCTTCGTCTCTATTCTTCTTGCGCTTGAAGAGGTCGCGCCAGGATCGAGCCATGAAAGTCTTTCTACTCTCCAGATAAACGCTTGGATACTACAGCAGTGGCTCCGCTGGCCTCCTGGGTGACGCCGTAGAGCACGTCCGCCGCCGCCATCGTCCGCTTCTGGTGGGTCACGAGCAGGAACTGGCCGGTGGACCGATACGAGTCTACCACAGAGAGGAATCGCGCCAGATTCAGGTCGTCGAGCGCGGCCTCG
It encodes:
- the ftsY gene encoding signal recognition particle-docking protein FtsY, whose translation is MARSWRDLFKRKKNRDEESGTVEESREQATDPEEITDQAPAPGSEEVAAAEVEPPPEELPAEELPAEELPAEEAPVEEPPPEEPGIAGDTSEPGRAEEAPEEELSEEDTTLAEPEVVPEEEPEEEPAELPRFEAEPGEPVVEEEEPAQEVPADDGRGSWFGRLRSGLRRSRESVVGQLNAAVAEFKDVEDEEFWERVEEILIQSDVGVTTTAKLVGELEQEALERNITSGGELRELMIERATKMLDAPVELDISHEPSVILMVGVNGTGKTTTIGKMSEFLPGKVMFAAGDTFRAAAIEQLQTWGERTGTPVVSRQRGADAAAVAHDSVEEAKRTGTDVLLIDTAGRLHTKSNLMAELEKVERVIGRQMPGAPHETLMSVDATTGQNGLRQAKMFHESVGVTGIILTKLDGTAKGGIALAIANEIGVPIKLISVGEKVGDLHPFEAREFAEALFGDL